A stretch of Candidatus Eremiobacteraceae bacterium DNA encodes these proteins:
- a CDS encoding PQQ-binding-like beta-propeller repeat protein gives MYRRTYDGHARVPFTRVDASNVARLRVAFTFDDPSLASHETAPIVNGRFLIATLPDDGVVALDATDGRTLWTYHHQMTPGATDHICCGAVNRGAAAFGGDVFIATIDCRVVALDARDGGVVWSRSLAPAGRGYSFTGAPLVVDDRVIVGSAGGEYPTRGFIAALDPATGALRWRHETIAAPSEPGGDTWPRRGARWGGAAWQTGSYDAQSDTLYWGVGNPMPWRGDRRQGANLYTDSLLALDPATGRMKWHFQFTPHDLWDYDGTNEPVLVDLHAGKRVEPAIYQANRNGFFFLLDRAGGRFISATPFVPSTTIDGYDADGSERPAERDARLSCPGTVGGKNWPPSAFDPATGLAFFGIVHACTRMLVDPQADNGEDAAQYPEPGARGYGAFIAWDVRARRVRWSFPSELPWYDGAVATASGLVFSGGADGVFRAFDERTGAVLWQHDLGAAVAGVPVIYIVGGKQYVAVFAGWDGGVARQGPLAQRLAGISRPGRLFVFTLP, from the coding sequence ATGTACCGCCGCACGTACGATGGTCACGCTCGCGTCCCGTTCACTCGCGTCGACGCCTCCAACGTCGCGCGCTTGCGCGTCGCTTTCACGTTCGATGATCCGTCGCTGGCAAGCCACGAAACAGCGCCGATCGTCAACGGCCGCTTCCTCATCGCGACGCTGCCTGACGACGGCGTCGTCGCGCTCGACGCAACCGACGGTCGCACCTTATGGACGTACCACCATCAGATGACCCCGGGTGCGACCGACCACATCTGCTGCGGCGCCGTCAATCGCGGTGCTGCGGCGTTCGGCGGCGACGTCTTCATCGCGACGATCGACTGTCGCGTCGTCGCGCTCGACGCGAGGGACGGCGGCGTCGTCTGGTCGCGATCGCTCGCTCCGGCGGGTCGGGGCTACTCGTTCACGGGGGCGCCGCTCGTCGTCGACGATCGCGTCATCGTCGGCAGCGCCGGCGGCGAGTACCCGACACGCGGGTTTATCGCAGCGCTCGATCCGGCGACGGGCGCGTTGCGCTGGCGCCACGAGACGATCGCCGCGCCAAGCGAACCCGGCGGCGACACATGGCCTCGCCGCGGAGCGCGGTGGGGCGGCGCGGCGTGGCAGACGGGTTCGTACGACGCGCAGAGCGACACGCTCTACTGGGGCGTCGGCAATCCGATGCCGTGGCGTGGCGACAGACGCCAGGGCGCGAACCTCTACACCGACAGCCTCCTCGCGCTTGACCCGGCGACCGGACGCATGAAGTGGCACTTCCAGTTCACGCCGCACGACCTCTGGGATTACGACGGCACGAACGAACCGGTGCTCGTCGACCTTCACGCCGGCAAGCGCGTCGAGCCTGCGATCTACCAAGCGAACCGCAACGGCTTTTTCTTCCTCCTGGATCGAGCCGGCGGGCGTTTCATCTCCGCGACGCCCTTCGTGCCCTCGACGACGATCGACGGTTACGACGCCGACGGATCGGAGCGGCCTGCAGAGCGCGATGCCCGGCTGTCGTGCCCGGGCACGGTCGGCGGCAAGAACTGGCCGCCGTCGGCGTTCGACCCGGCGACGGGCCTCGCGTTTTTCGGGATCGTGCACGCGTGCACGAGGATGCTGGTGGACCCCCAGGCCGATAACGGCGAAGATGCGGCGCAGTATCCCGAGCCGGGCGCGCGCGGCTACGGCGCGTTCATCGCCTGGGACGTACGCGCGCGTCGAGTCCGGTGGTCATTCCCCTCGGAGCTGCCGTGGTACGACGGCGCGGTCGCGACCGCGTCCGGACTCGTGTTCAGCGGCGGCGCCGACGGCGTCTTCCGCGCGTTCGACGAGCGCACGGGTGCCGTGCTTTGGCAACACGATCTCGGCGCCGCGGTGGCGGGCGTACCGGTCATCTACATAGTGGGCGGCAAACAGTACGTCGCGGTATTCGCGGGCTGGGATGGCGGCGTTGCGCGCCAGGGCCCGCTCGCCCAGCGGCTCGCGGGGATCTCACGGCCGGGCAGGCTTTTCGTCTTCACACTGCCGTGA
- a CDS encoding O-antigen ligase family protein, whose translation MTEAPSLTLGAAVVFVAIAAITAWAASRRAWLAPAAVVVTAPFAWYHAIGPTDVTISKAAFAGAVIGIAVRLTRSAELRTRALEALKSHRALVPLAAFAVWAALSAAWSISPLDSARDALKWIWYAGAYALTVVSLEEPGDAMRLLTAMFATAAVTGVDGLWQSVTSPPAGFVAPNGEVVGRIAATLEGPNQFGAYLETVIAPLVAILAFMRLSWGVALAGGLLLGLLASDLLLTYSRGALLACSAALLFIAITAAFERGRLAGAAKQALMVAFVSALAVVVPVAATSIGASGWQHEFAAVGGGTAPSEQRRVQLWTCAFEVFARRPLGGVGAAGFADAKQECGPTLAGQEHFNANEWYLETAADLGVVGITLLAAFIAALLYAWRDERLWTSAVAIGAYATVVAFVLHGFVDDVLTYPKASLSFFVIAALLPSRAWNFRAPK comes from the coding sequence TTGACCGAAGCGCCTTCGCTCACCCTCGGCGCGGCCGTCGTATTCGTCGCGATCGCGGCCATCACGGCATGGGCTGCGTCGCGCCGCGCATGGCTCGCACCGGCCGCGGTCGTCGTCACGGCGCCGTTCGCATGGTATCACGCCATCGGACCGACCGACGTGACCATCTCAAAGGCGGCGTTTGCAGGCGCCGTGATCGGCATCGCGGTTCGCCTGACGCGATCGGCCGAGCTGCGGACGCGCGCACTCGAAGCGTTGAAGTCGCACCGTGCGCTCGTGCCGCTCGCAGCATTCGCCGTCTGGGCGGCGCTAAGCGCGGCGTGGAGCATCTCGCCGCTCGATTCGGCGCGCGATGCGCTCAAATGGATATGGTACGCCGGCGCGTACGCCTTGACGGTCGTCTCTCTCGAAGAGCCGGGCGACGCGATGCGCCTCCTGACCGCGATGTTCGCCACGGCCGCCGTGACCGGAGTCGACGGGCTTTGGCAAAGCGTGACCTCGCCGCCCGCCGGATTCGTCGCGCCGAACGGCGAGGTCGTCGGGCGCATCGCGGCGACGCTCGAAGGTCCGAATCAGTTCGGCGCCTATCTCGAAACGGTGATCGCGCCGCTCGTCGCTATCCTAGCATTCATGCGCCTGTCGTGGGGCGTCGCGCTCGCCGGCGGCCTGCTCCTCGGCCTGCTCGCGTCCGATCTGCTGCTCACCTATTCTCGCGGCGCGCTGCTCGCATGTTCGGCCGCGCTGCTCTTCATCGCGATCACGGCCGCGTTCGAGCGCGGCCGCCTCGCCGGAGCGGCGAAGCAGGCGCTCATGGTCGCGTTCGTGAGCGCACTCGCGGTCGTCGTGCCGGTGGCCGCGACTTCGATCGGCGCATCCGGATGGCAGCACGAGTTCGCGGCGGTCGGCGGCGGCACCGCGCCATCCGAGCAGCGTCGTGTGCAGCTCTGGACCTGCGCGTTCGAGGTGTTCGCGCGCCGCCCGCTCGGCGGCGTCGGTGCGGCCGGGTTCGCGGACGCGAAGCAAGAATGCGGCCCGACGTTGGCGGGCCAAGAACACTTCAACGCGAACGAATGGTACTTGGAGACGGCCGCGGATCTCGGCGTCGTCGGGATCACGCTGCTCGCCGCGTTCATCGCAGCGCTTCTCTATGCGTGGCGCGATGAGCGCCTTTGGACGAGCGCCGTCGCCATCGGCGCATACGCCACCGTCGTCGCATTCGTCCTCCACGGTTTCGTCGACGACGTCCTGACGTACCCGAAGGCGTCGCTCTCGTTTTTCGTCATCGCGGCGCTGTTGCCGTCACGAGCTTGGAATTTCCGAGCTCCTAAGTGA
- a CDS encoding purine-nucleoside phosphorylase, which translates to MPALRHHLTLTTNFLAKHTKLRPKVALILGSGLGALAGALTDAVDLAYRDLPSFPVTTVQGHRGRVIVGRLRGVPVVAFDGRMHLYEGLPMWQVAYPVYVAQRMGASTLIVTNAAGALTPSLRAGDVMLIRDHLNLTGDSPLRGENDPDVGERFPDMRDAYDKQLLAIGQEVARERGFPVAIGVYAAVLGPSYETGAEAKMLRILGADAVGMSTVPEVIAARHAGIRVAGISVIANEANPVSDGAPTTHEAVQATVNSASDRVRSLVEGLVERATT; encoded by the coding sequence GTGCCCGCTCTTCGGCATCACCTGACCCTGACGACGAACTTCCTCGCGAAACACACGAAGCTGCGGCCCAAGGTCGCGCTCATCCTCGGCTCGGGCCTCGGAGCGCTCGCCGGCGCGCTGACGGACGCCGTCGATCTCGCGTATCGCGATCTGCCGAGTTTTCCGGTCACGACCGTGCAAGGACATCGCGGGCGCGTCATCGTCGGCCGCCTGCGCGGTGTGCCGGTCGTCGCGTTCGACGGCCGGATGCATCTATACGAAGGGCTTCCGATGTGGCAGGTCGCGTACCCGGTGTACGTCGCGCAGCGGATGGGCGCATCGACGCTCATCGTGACGAACGCCGCCGGAGCGTTGACGCCGTCGCTGCGTGCGGGCGACGTCATGCTCATACGCGACCACCTCAACCTCACCGGCGATTCGCCGCTGCGCGGCGAGAACGACCCTGACGTCGGCGAGCGCTTTCCGGATATGCGCGACGCGTACGACAAGCAGCTGCTCGCGATCGGGCAAGAAGTCGCGCGCGAACGGGGGTTTCCCGTGGCGATCGGCGTCTATGCGGCAGTTCTCGGACCGAGTTACGAGACGGGTGCCGAGGCGAAGATGCTCCGGATCCTCGGAGCGGATGCCGTCGGGATGTCGACGGTGCCCGAAGTGATCGCGGCACGCCACGCCGGCATTCGAGTGGCCGGGATTTCCGTCATAGCGAACGAGGCGAATCCCGTGTCCGACGGCGCTCCGACGACGCACGAGGCCGTACAAGCCACGGTGAACTCCGCGTCCGATCGCGTGCGCTCGCTCGTCGAAGGGCTCGTCGAGCGGGCGACGACGTGA
- a CDS encoding glycosyltransferase yields MNASVVVPAYQEEASIGALLDTLREQETRTHAIGEILVFDDGSTDATAEVVRGRAQRDRRIRLLCGSPRVGRADACNALFAQALGDATVKFDADVIPRAGAVDALCDALARGASMSFGVCEPLSRRRSFVARGSAHAARIVRMLQRGPRGADFAVGRILALRGDVARSFAVPGDVTNEDHWLSLKVRAGGGIVALAPDASCRFFAPDTFDDYRRQSNRVREGERQLERIAKLVPMSLGDLMPAIARCAIRDPIGAACWATIYAASLLTTSRERPVDEIPIRSSKGATEENAGARS; encoded by the coding sequence GTGAACGCATCGGTCGTCGTCCCCGCTTATCAGGAAGAGGCGTCGATCGGCGCGCTGCTCGACACGCTGCGCGAACAGGAGACGCGCACACACGCGATCGGTGAGATACTCGTTTTCGACGACGGCTCGACCGACGCGACGGCCGAGGTCGTGCGTGGGCGCGCACAGCGTGACCGCCGGATCCGTCTGCTCTGCGGCTCGCCGCGAGTCGGACGAGCGGACGCTTGCAACGCCCTCTTCGCTCAAGCCCTCGGTGATGCCACCGTCAAGTTCGACGCGGACGTCATTCCTCGCGCAGGCGCCGTCGACGCGCTGTGCGACGCGCTCGCTCGTGGCGCTTCGATGTCATTCGGCGTCTGCGAGCCGCTATCGCGGCGGCGGTCGTTCGTCGCACGCGGCAGCGCGCACGCGGCGCGCATCGTCCGAATGCTGCAGCGCGGTCCGCGAGGCGCCGACTTCGCGGTCGGACGGATCCTCGCGCTGCGAGGCGATGTCGCGCGCTCGTTCGCCGTGCCCGGCGACGTCACGAACGAGGACCACTGGCTCTCGTTGAAGGTGCGCGCGGGCGGCGGCATCGTGGCGCTGGCGCCGGACGCGTCGTGCCGCTTCTTCGCCCCCGACACGTTCGACGATTATCGCCGCCAGTCGAACCGCGTACGCGAAGGCGAGCGTCAGCTCGAGCGCATCGCAAAGCTCGTACCGATGTCGCTGGGCGATCTCATGCCGGCGATCGCGCGCTGTGCGATCCGCGATCCGATCGGCGCCGCTTGCTGGGCGACCATCTACGCCGCGTCGTTGTTGACGACGTCGCGCGAGCGTCCGGTCGACGAGATTCCGATCAGGTCGTCGAAGGGCGCGACGGAGGAGAACGCCGGCGCGCGCTCGTGA
- the murJ gene encoding murein biosynthesis integral membrane protein MurJ: MALPERPPSAPAASAYHRLIAGSTIAVMIGTLASMILGFAREVVNAQYFGEHWELDAFLVAAIVPTLVFGVFNGSLVTALVPVFSGYFARNEPEEAWRLSSTVINALVIVLSLCALVGWFAAPFIVRVVAAGFPPNEVDVTAHMTRIMMPTIIATSIAGVLQALLNAQQRYRAASLQGVALNICAIAGVLVLFKTYGIFGLVFGTAIGSVAQLVVQLPSYVRRCRYRFVLDLHHPGFTHLFAILGPIVIGSAVGQVNLLFDKYFASTLEPGNIAAMQYATKVVGFPQQLFAAAIATVIFPILSAHYASNDERSLRGMASSGLRMTALITIPAALGLIVLAQPIISVLFERGAFNYGDLTRTAGAMQFYAVGLLGLAANMVLTRCFFATRDSRTPVLVASVVMVENVACSALLVHPFGINGLATANSLSSLTEAAVLIALLQRRIGAVEGGIFGASVWRITVAAAAMGLAAYLTNAILWHDAGTIWQHTATLAVDLLAGGAVFFGVGTLLRVRELATLLAMAAEYVGRRAARAARP, encoded by the coding sequence ATGGCCCTGCCTGAGAGGCCGCCTTCGGCTCCGGCGGCAAGCGCCTATCACCGTTTGATTGCCGGCTCCACGATAGCCGTCATGATCGGCACGCTCGCGAGCATGATCCTCGGGTTCGCGCGCGAGGTCGTCAACGCGCAGTACTTCGGGGAGCATTGGGAGCTCGACGCGTTCTTGGTCGCGGCGATCGTCCCGACGCTCGTCTTCGGCGTGTTCAACGGGTCGCTCGTCACCGCGCTCGTGCCCGTGTTCAGCGGCTATTTCGCTCGCAACGAACCCGAAGAGGCGTGGCGTCTTTCGAGCACCGTCATCAACGCGCTCGTCATCGTGCTCTCGCTCTGCGCGCTCGTCGGCTGGTTCGCCGCGCCGTTCATCGTGCGCGTAGTGGCGGCCGGCTTTCCGCCGAACGAGGTCGACGTCACCGCGCACATGACGCGCATAATGATGCCGACGATCATCGCGACGTCGATAGCGGGCGTGCTCCAAGCGCTGCTCAACGCGCAGCAGCGTTACCGCGCTGCGTCGCTCCAAGGCGTCGCCCTCAATATCTGCGCGATCGCCGGCGTCCTCGTGCTCTTCAAGACGTACGGGATCTTCGGACTCGTCTTCGGCACGGCGATCGGTTCGGTCGCGCAGCTCGTCGTCCAGCTGCCGAGCTACGTGCGGCGCTGCCGCTACCGTTTCGTGCTCGACCTGCACCACCCCGGCTTCACGCATCTCTTCGCGATCCTCGGCCCGATCGTCATCGGATCCGCGGTCGGTCAGGTCAACCTGCTCTTCGACAAATACTTCGCTTCGACGCTCGAACCCGGGAACATCGCCGCGATGCAATACGCGACGAAGGTCGTCGGATTTCCGCAGCAGCTCTTCGCGGCGGCGATCGCGACCGTCATATTCCCGATCCTCTCCGCTCACTACGCGAGCAACGACGAGCGCAGCCTGCGCGGCATGGCGTCGAGCGGCCTGCGCATGACCGCGCTCATCACGATCCCGGCGGCGCTCGGCCTCATCGTTCTCGCGCAGCCGATCATCAGCGTGCTGTTCGAGCGCGGCGCGTTCAACTACGGCGACTTGACGCGAACGGCCGGTGCGATGCAGTTCTATGCGGTCGGACTGCTCGGCCTCGCCGCGAACATGGTGCTGACGCGCTGCTTCTTCGCGACCCGCGACTCGCGCACGCCGGTCCTCGTCGCCAGCGTCGTCATGGTCGAGAACGTCGCTTGTTCGGCGCTGCTCGTCCATCCGTTCGGTATCAACGGACTAGCGACCGCGAACTCGCTCTCGTCGCTCACTGAAGCAGCGGTCCTGATCGCGCTCTTGCAGAGGCGGATCGGCGCGGTCGAGGGAGGGATCTTCGGCGCGTCCGTATGGCGCATCACGGTAGCCGCGGCTGCGATGGGCTTGGCCGCCTACCTCACCAACGCGATCCTCTGGCACGACGCGGGCACCATCTGGCAGCATACGGCGACGCTCGCGGTCGATCTGCTTGCGGGAGGAGCGGTGTTCTTCGGGGTGGGAACGCTCTTGCGCGTCCGCGAACTCGCGACGCTGCTCGCGATGGCGGCGGAGTACGTCGGACGACGCGCTGCGCGTGCCGCGCGCCCCTGA
- a CDS encoding glycosyltransferase family 2 protein, with amino-acid sequence MSEAPLRLAVIVPVAHPDGRTQRCFRACVALAYEPRTIAVVTDETVELPADAHFINLVTRANRLTSPAEKRDIAAAALPGVDAYVYLDDDAYPPPDWLDRVAAALRAHPRTAGVGGPGLMPDDQTFWERVSAAVMETRLGSGPLRFRFWSDAPRECDDFPAYNLAIRKAALDAAGGWATDWYGGEDTDLCGRLADGGGLIWYEPSAFVFHYRRVLVPKHFWQIQNVGWSRGCFIRAGYPRSKRWTFAGPPLVIAAAIALACVPFWPGIDRAAALAGVAAAYLAVALLAHPGRIGLGVRLALPFGIVVHHLAYTVGLIRGLLTSARRRSPPSRPSTT; translated from the coding sequence GTGAGCGAAGCGCCCCTTCGGCTGGCGGTGATCGTACCCGTCGCGCATCCGGACGGCCGCACGCAGCGTTGCTTTCGCGCGTGTGTCGCTCTCGCATACGAGCCGCGCACGATCGCGGTCGTCACCGACGAGACGGTCGAGCTGCCCGCAGACGCACATTTCATCAACCTCGTGACGCGCGCGAACCGCTTGACGAGCCCGGCCGAAAAGCGCGACATCGCGGCCGCCGCGCTGCCCGGCGTCGACGCGTACGTCTATCTCGACGACGACGCCTATCCGCCGCCTGACTGGCTCGACCGCGTGGCCGCTGCGCTCCGCGCGCATCCCCGGACGGCGGGCGTCGGCGGACCGGGGCTCATGCCTGACGACCAAACCTTTTGGGAACGGGTGAGTGCGGCCGTCATGGAAACGCGGCTCGGAAGCGGCCCCCTACGCTTTCGATTCTGGAGCGACGCGCCTCGAGAATGCGACGACTTTCCTGCGTACAATCTCGCGATCCGTAAAGCGGCGCTCGACGCTGCGGGCGGCTGGGCGACCGACTGGTACGGGGGAGAGGACACCGACCTGTGCGGCCGCCTCGCCGACGGCGGCGGCTTGATCTGGTACGAACCCAGCGCGTTTGTCTTCCATTATAGACGCGTTCTCGTGCCCAAGCACTTCTGGCAGATCCAGAACGTCGGATGGTCGCGCGGGTGCTTTATCCGCGCGGGCTACCCGCGTTCGAAACGCTGGACTTTCGCCGGACCGCCGCTCGTCATCGCTGCGGCGATCGCGCTCGCATGCGTGCCGTTCTGGCCTGGTATCGACCGCGCCGCTGCGCTCGCGGGAGTCGCCGCCGCCTACCTCGCGGTCGCGCTGCTCGCCCATCCCGGCCGCATCGGGCTCGGTGTCCGGCTCGCCTTGCCGTTCGGCATCGTCGTCCATCATCTCGCCTATACGGTCGGGCTAATCCGCGGCCTTCTCACGAGCGCGCGCCGGCGTTCTCCTCCGTCGCGCCCTTCGACGACCTGA
- the rfbD gene encoding dTDP-4-dehydrorhamnose reductase: MRVAVIGANGQVGTDLVAAAQAAGLDVLSLTHADCDVTDRPSLDAAFRGLGEGDFVANTAAFHRTDACEDDPERAMAVNALGAFNAAAAANERGAGLVFVSTDFVFDGSKDSAYFESDAPRPINAYGVSKFAGEMLAAHANPSHYVVRLSSVFGVAGASGKGGNFVETIISKARGGAPIDVVDDIVMAPTYAADAAQLVVALLSTRAPFGVYHLANAGECSWFEFADAILADSGSEARARPISSADVPGKARRPRRSTLASEKLARLGLSARPWRAALDAYLIEKGYRK, encoded by the coding sequence ATGCGCGTTGCCGTGATCGGCGCGAACGGACAGGTCGGCACGGATCTCGTCGCCGCGGCGCAGGCCGCCGGTCTCGACGTGCTATCCCTCACGCACGCCGATTGCGACGTCACGGATCGTCCATCGCTCGACGCCGCATTTCGCGGGCTTGGCGAAGGCGATTTCGTGGCGAACACCGCGGCGTTCCACCGCACCGATGCCTGCGAAGACGATCCGGAGCGAGCGATGGCGGTCAACGCGCTCGGGGCGTTCAACGCAGCGGCCGCGGCGAACGAGCGCGGAGCCGGCCTCGTGTTCGTCAGCACCGACTTCGTCTTCGACGGTTCGAAAGACTCAGCATACTTCGAGAGCGACGCGCCGAGGCCCATCAACGCGTATGGAGTCTCGAAGTTCGCGGGCGAGATGCTCGCCGCACATGCGAATCCGTCGCACTACGTCGTGCGCCTCTCGAGCGTGTTCGGCGTCGCCGGCGCGAGCGGCAAGGGCGGCAACTTCGTCGAGACGATCATCTCGAAGGCGCGCGGCGGCGCGCCGATCGATGTCGTGGACGATATCGTCATGGCGCCGACGTACGCAGCCGACGCGGCGCAGCTCGTCGTCGCACTGCTGTCGACGCGCGCACCGTTCGGCGTGTATCATCTCGCCAACGCGGGCGAGTGTTCGTGGTTCGAGTTCGCCGATGCGATCCTCGCCGACTCGGGATCCGAAGCGCGCGCTCGACCGATATCGTCGGCGGACGTGCCGGGCAAAGCGCGCCGCCCGCGCCGCTCGACGCTGGCGAGCGAGAAGCTCGCGCGGCTCGGACTGAGCGCTCGTCCATGGCGCGCCGCCCTCGACGCGTACTTGATCGAGAAGGGCTACCGCAAATAG
- the metF gene encoding methylenetetrahydrofolate reductase [NAD(P)H]: MKISDILRERRPAFSFEFFPPKDEAGGAALLATVEALKPLEPAFVSVTYGAGGSTRARTIDVTKSIKRDLGIEAMAHVTCVAATVDELRGVLDDVARSGIDNVLALRGDPPRGETSFSPAAGGFARASELVGMIREEFRFCVGGACYPEKHPEARDAASDMRALALKVDAGAQFLISQLFFDDEAYFGFVGRARRAGIDVPIIPGIMPITNREQIERFTRQCGATIPPRLMAEMQARCDEPEAIVDLGVAYATLQCVDLLSRGAPGIHFYTLNKSPATRAVVSALLAARPWEPARGLRYVENADAIVEAALSLDPHAT; the protein is encoded by the coding sequence GTGAAGATCTCCGACATCCTGCGGGAGCGGCGGCCGGCGTTTTCCTTCGAGTTCTTCCCGCCGAAGGACGAAGCCGGCGGCGCCGCGCTCCTCGCGACGGTCGAGGCGCTCAAACCGCTCGAGCCGGCATTCGTCTCGGTGACGTACGGCGCAGGCGGCAGCACGCGCGCGCGGACGATCGACGTGACGAAGTCGATCAAACGCGACCTCGGCATCGAAGCGATGGCGCACGTCACGTGCGTCGCAGCGACGGTCGACGAGCTGCGCGGCGTGCTCGACGATGTGGCGCGATCGGGAATCGACAACGTCCTCGCTCTGCGCGGCGATCCGCCGCGCGGCGAGACGAGTTTCTCGCCCGCGGCCGGCGGCTTCGCGCGCGCATCGGAGCTCGTGGGCATGATCCGCGAGGAATTCCGGTTTTGCGTCGGCGGCGCATGCTATCCTGAGAAGCACCCCGAGGCGCGCGACGCGGCGTCCGACATGCGTGCCCTCGCGCTGAAGGTCGACGCGGGCGCGCAGTTCCTCATCAGCCAGCTCTTCTTCGACGACGAGGCGTATTTCGGTTTCGTCGGCCGCGCGAGGCGCGCGGGCATCGACGTGCCGATCATCCCGGGCATCATGCCGATCACGAACCGCGAGCAGATCGAGCGTTTCACGCGTCAGTGCGGCGCGACGATCCCGCCGCGTCTCATGGCGGAGATGCAGGCGAGGTGCGACGAGCCGGAAGCGATCGTCGATCTCGGCGTGGCATATGCGACGCTTCAGTGCGTCGATCTTCTGTCGCGCGGCGCGCCGGGCATCCACTTCTACACGCTCAACAAATCGCCGGCGACGCGTGCCGTCGTCTCGGCGCTTCTCGCGGCGCGGCCATGGGAACCGGCGCGTGGTCTCCGCTACGTCGAAAACGCCGACGCGATCGTCGAAGCTGCTCTGTCGCTCGACCCGCACGCCACGTGA
- a CDS encoding dolichyl-phosphate beta-glucosyltransferase — MRGTVVGVKPVFSIVIPAYNEEKRIVRTLLAYAPVFADSEIIVVLDGCTDRTAEFVHALSATNRCVRAIETAGRAGKGGAIVTGMAHATADVVAFTDADGATEPEEMRRLCEMARTRDAVVGSRWLPGADVVVPQPLLRRAASRVFNRIVRTLFGLRVSDTQCGAKAFRADALAPTLVEIETADFAFDVDLLVALARRGCDITEVPVRWRHVGGSKVDLAGGAARMLVAVIRLRLRHSRFASAVPAFDRLFRTRRPRAPLPDSAA, encoded by the coding sequence ATGCGTGGAACGGTCGTCGGCGTGAAGCCGGTTTTCTCCATCGTCATCCCAGCGTACAACGAAGAGAAGCGCATCGTGAGGACGCTTCTCGCCTACGCGCCGGTCTTCGCCGACTCGGAGATCATCGTCGTTCTCGACGGCTGCACCGATCGCACGGCGGAGTTCGTGCACGCGCTGTCCGCGACCAATCGCTGCGTCCGCGCCATCGAGACGGCCGGCCGCGCCGGCAAAGGCGGCGCGATCGTCACCGGCATGGCGCACGCGACCGCCGACGTCGTAGCCTTCACCGACGCTGATGGGGCCACCGAACCCGAGGAGATGCGCCGCCTATGCGAGATGGCTCGCACGCGTGACGCGGTCGTCGGATCGCGCTGGCTGCCGGGAGCCGACGTCGTCGTCCCCCAGCCCTTGTTGCGCCGAGCCGCGAGTCGCGTCTTCAACAGGATCGTGCGCACGCTCTTCGGCTTGCGCGTCTCCGACACACAGTGCGGTGCAAAGGCCTTCAGGGCCGACGCGCTGGCGCCGACCCTCGTCGAGATCGAGACCGCCGACTTCGCTTTTGACGTCGATCTGCTCGTCGCGCTCGCTCGACGAGGCTGCGACATCACCGAGGTACCGGTGCGGTGGCGTCACGTCGGCGGCTCGAAGGTCGACCTTGCCGGCGGCGCGGCGAGAATGCTCGTCGCGGTCATTCGGCTGCGGCTCCGTCACTCACGCTTCGCCTCAGCCGTACCCGCATTCGACAGGCTCTTCCGCACGCGACGGCCGCGCGCTCCGCTGCCCGATTCCGCCGCTTGA